The Panicum hallii strain FIL2 chromosome 5, PHallii_v3.1, whole genome shotgun sequence genome contains the following window.
GGGTTTGATCGCCTTGGTGGCCTCCATGGCGTGGTAGTGTGGCATGGTGGAGAAGAGGTGGTGCGCGACGTGCGCGTCCGTGATGTTATGGAACACGCGGCTGAGGATGCCGTAGTCGCAGTCCATGGTGGACAGTGCCCGCGCATCCAGTCCCACTCGCTCGAGTCGTAGTGGGGGAGCGCCGGGTGGGTGTGCTGCAGGTAGGTGATGAGCACCAGCCACGCGTTCACGATCAGCAGCGGCACACCGTAGACGCGCACCACCCACCAGAACCCGAACGTCGCCGCCAGCTTGTACAGCCCGAACGACACGGCCATGACGCCGGCGTCCGAGACGAAGATCTGGACGCGCTCCCGGTCATTGTAGATTGGGCCGTAGGGGTCGTAGTGGCAGGCGAAGCACGGGTACGGGCGCCCCGACGCGTTGGTGGTCAGGTACAGTGGCCACCCGAGGGTGAGCTGCACGGTGATGTGCAGCAGCCGGCCGACGGGGTTGCCGTACACGTACGGGGCGTACCACGGCagcgcctccttcttcctcgGCACGAACGCCTCGTCGCGGTCCAGAGAGCCGGTGTTGGAGTGGTGGCGCCGGTGGCTGCACTTCGACGAGAAGTAGGGCACCATCAGCGACGAGTGCAGCACCAAGCCGACGTCGTCGTCGAGGAGCGAGTAGTCCGAGAAGGCATGGTGGCCGCACTCGTGCGCGATGACCCACACGCGGTGACCACGCAGCCTTGCGCGATCCAGTAGAGAGGCcaggcggcgaggtggagcgggCTAGGGAGCGCCGGGACGATGACCAGCGCGAAGTACAGGAGCGCCGTGGCGATTCCGAGGTCGTGGACCACGTAGGAGAAGGACTTGATGATCGAGCGCTGGAAGCAGTGCGGCAGGATGGCCTTCTTGATCTGACCCAGCGTGAACGCCACCGGTGAGTGCTGCATTGCCCCGCCACCTGTGGCACGGCTGAGCAGATCCTGCTTCTCCCGCTCCTTCTCCGTCATCCTGCCACCGGCACCCATTATGCTGCTGACACAAAACACAAACGAGATCAGCCGACAATTTGAGATTAAAATATGTCAAGGAAAGTGTGAACCAGGAACAACTTAGTGCCGAGATCAACCTATCCAAAACTGACTTGAACGAAAAATACCTAGCAAGCTGGCACTTATTCGCTTAGATTCTGCGAGTGCACGAGAGATGGAGAGAGGCATCAACTAAAAGGAGAGAAAAAAACAATGCACAACACGAGTAAGGGTGAAAACGGGAACAAATGTTTTCGAGGAATTTACCTTTTTTGGGGGCTAAACGAAAACGAAATTGGTAAAAAAATACGGAAACGAAAGCGAAAACAATTTGAGCCACTTCCGTTCGTTTTAGAGAAATTTGTATTTTACTGCAACAGATAGATAGGAGAATGCATGTCccagcaaaaaaaaaatcctcTCCAAACTCACCAGTCACAACGATGATTACAACATGCGCATGAAAGTATGTAACTATCAACTAATCAGCATGAAACGAGACGGATAAGCCATATTGAATTAACTGAGGCTGAAGCCAACAAGGTTGATATGAACTAGTTCAGGCTTCgcaaaccaaaaaaaaaagaaaaagaaacgcACAAGCAGTCAGAGGTACCAATTTAAACACGTTTATTTGAGTCCTAGATCTACGAGTAGTAATAGCAGTCCACATCCACAATGAGGAATTTCGGAACCATACCTTGCTTGAGGGAGAGAGCGATTGCTTGAGGGAGAGAGCAAATCAAATCAACCGAAATCACCTTTCCTGCCGCATGAACACACACAAAagacacagagagagagagaggagcggGGAGCTGCTCGGTGGGGATGGTTCGGGATGGCATCTCCAGCAGTTTTTTAATAAATATCTTTCAATAATATAGTGAGATATTCTAAAAGTTGAACACACATAGAAGTTGGGCCGCAAACGAGAGATTATTGTATCAAAATTTTCTGCGCCATTTTCGGCTGATCTTGCATACGATGCAGGATCGCATTCGGTCGGTAGTGCCACGCCGGTTTCCTGCACCCGCGGTGTCGGTCTCGGCTGAAACAGGCTGCGTTTAATTTACGGCCCGTGACAAAGGATCGAGCCGGTACATATAGGCTGCGAGGTCTGTCATTCTTGTTCCATCATCTTGTACCTGCAGACAGTGAGCTAGCACACGGATCGATTAGGTGGAGTTAACCAGGTATCTGTAGGCGCAAATGGTTGGAAAGTTACACGGGAACGAAACCAAGTAGTGAACTCGATCTCTCGCACGAATCGACGAAGGTTATGTGTTTGCATCTGTCcttgttttttttcctttctagCGTTCGATCGACGACTGTTGGCGTGTGCTGAAAGTGATCCAATCACCAGGTGCTTAACAGTGAAGGTTAAAAAGCCTGACGCCGCCACATCTTTGGGGCCGGGCTACAACAAGTGGATGCATGGCGCAACTCAAACGTCCACGTGTATTCCTTCCATACGACGAGTCACGCGAGACGACACGAAGAAAAGAAAACTGGCCTCGTACGGTATACAATCAAATTATCACACGTAGATCAGATCAATTTCCATCCAGAGCTGGCTACTGGATGGTGCTTCATTCTTTCTCCTCCGACCGGCCTGATCTCATCGTACCATGCCAGGCTACCAGTACCATCCAGAGCCATGCGGCGCGGGCCTGAATGCTGTGTAGTAGCAGCAGTAGCATCCGCCACGCACGCACCCCTCCTCGCAGGCCTGCACGCATGCCTCTCCGCAGCGGCAGCATGGGTCGTCTTCCTTCTCCGGctcctccggcgccggcggcttGTCGTCCTCGACGCTGACGATCGCCGCCGCCAGGCACGCCTTCTTGAGCTCCAGCACGATGGCCACCGGGTCCACCGCCCCGACCACCGTCAGCGTGCAGTTCTCGGCATCGATGTCCATGGACTTGATCCCTGGGAGGAGGCCGGAGAACACGGGGATGGCACGGGCAGTTAGTCGTAGTGACCGGCAAGCGGGCCCTTTGTAAAGTTCACTGCTGTTCACGCCGGTTCCGGAGTAGTACCTTCTAGCTTGGCGACGGTCGACAGGATGGCCATCTTGCAGCCGCTGCCGACGAGATCAGCTCTGATCACTGTCTTCTGCAGATACATGGCGATCGAATTGCCGACGGCAGATCAAGAAGGATCCGGGACATGAATACATGATGGTAACTATAGTACTTATTAGGCCTGAAAATGGTTAGCATATATACAGTCAAGCAAAATACAAATGCATGACTAACCTTAGACATACTCGACCTGAACCCCCTGGGTGACCGGTGACGAGAGAAATGCTCGCCCAACACTCTCAATTCTTGGCCGTTTTATACAGAGAGCGGGGAGCCAACAACAAGAGCAAGGAATTGGTCGCATGATTAACAGTAATCCTTGTGGACACAAGGACATGATGAGCCTACCATGTACTACTTCCAATAATGCTAGAACGTGGAAATGTGGAATAATGGTTGAAAGGACGCGGTCGTACTGTTTTGCCAATCTTAGGGGCAGACTTTCAGTACTGCTAAGCTGGGATTGTTCAGTTCTGCAAGTAGGCATGTTCGTATGGGATGCAGAGGCGATGCATTATGCATTGACAGAATTGGTATACCAAGTCCTCATTTTTCTTTTGTCCAAACAAGCATATTCAGCCTGCTCTAAGATAATTGTTCTTCcgtttgtttctttttttttaactttCTGCGTGATATAACGGCAAAATCATCGAGTTTCTCAGTGAGTTGCATCCGCTTGTTTTCAGGAAAAGGGGAAGCCTGCCGTGGTATGCATGCACTTGGTCTTGCAAAAAAAGATGTAGTTGCTAGTGGAGAAAAAGAAATCAGTTGACCTAGAAATAAAATGTCTGCAACTAAGACAGGAAGATATACACCACAAGATAGAATATGCGGTGTTCTTGACGCTGAGAGCTAAATGAAGCTCCCAACGATCGCATTGGAAGCCGTCTGCAGTTGTGATCGATGGATGACTTGTGCTCTGTGGTCATTTGTGAAAGAGGTGAGAATccgagaggagaaggagaaagagaGTTGGATCGACCGCATGAATCATTGATCACCAGAGCGTTGCTTATATACTTATATACAGAGCCGAGCTGCAACTGCAGCCGGGATTGCAGGCAGAGCGCGAGGCGTCGTGCGGAGCGGGCAACGACGTTCGTGGTGAGTGCGAGCGACGTGAGCGTGACGCGGAGGCGAGCGGGTCTCGCGGACGGCCGTTGTGTCAGCTGCTAACACCCCCCCTCAATCTCGGCGTTGGCAACGTCGACGCAGAGATTGTTCCGGAAGTCGGAGAAGAGGGCCGTTGGCAGACCCTTGGTGGACACGTCCGTGAGCTGGCGTGCGCTTGGCACTTGGACAACGCGGACCTCGCCTATGCCCACCTTTTCTCAGACGAAGTGTATGTCAAGTTCGATGTGCTTCGTGCGCTTGTGGTGGATTGGATTCCGAGTCATGTAGACCGTCGATACGTTGTCACAGAAAACGATCGTGGCCTTGGAGACGCTGCAGTGGAGTTCGCCGAGGAGATGTCGGAGCCAGGAGCACTCTGCGACGGCGTTCGCAACACCTCAATACTCGGCCTCGGCGCTAGACCGGGAAACCATTGTTTGTCTCTTGGATGACCAGAAGATCAATGCGTCGCCGTAGAACACGCAAAAGCCCGACGTCGAGCGTCTGGTGTCTGGGCACCCCACCTAGTCCGCGTCTGAGTACGCGGTCAGCTCTGGAGACGGAGTGGCGCGGAGGCGATGCCGAGAGTAGGTGTGCCCTTGACGTAGCGGAGGATGCGTTTGAGCATGGCGAGGTGGACGTCCGTTGTGAATGCATGTGGAGGCAGGTCTGTTGAACGGCGAAGGCGATGTCGGGTCGTGTGACGGTGAAAAAAGGTATTGTAGTGCGCCAGCCATGCTGCGGTAGAAGCTAGCGTCGGCGATCAGCTTGCCGTCAGTCGTTGAGGTCTTGGGCCTTGTGTCGGCTGTGGCGACTGGCTTGCAGTTCGACATTCCAGCACGCTCGAGGAGGTCATCGACATAGTTGGCCTGGGAGAGGTAGAAGCCATTCGCGGTGCGCCGACGTCGATGCTGAGGAAATATCTTTGAGGTTGCCCATGTCCTTGACGGCGAAGGCCGACTTGAGCTTTGCCACGATATGTTCTAGGAGGCCTGTGGATGACGCCGACAGAACCATGTCGTCCACATACAGAAGGAGGTACGCTGTGCCTGTGGAGGAGTGGAGCACAAACAGGGATGAGTCCAAGCGGGATTGAGAGAAGCCGATGGATGTTATGAACTCGGAGAACTTGGTGAACCATGCGCGCAGGGCTTGCCGGAGGCCGTAGAGCGAGCGCGACAGCAGGCATATGGTGTCGGGACGTTGAGGGTCGGTGAAGCCGGTGGGCCGTTGGCAGTAGACGCGCTCGTTCAAGTTGCCATGGAGGAAGGCGTTGGAGACGTCCAGCTGATGTGCCGGCCACTGTCTGGAGGCGATGATCGTGAGCACTGTGCGTATTGTCGCCGGTTTGACAACGGGAGTGAACGTTTCGCCGAAATCGACGCTGGGGCGTTGATTGAAGCCTCTGATGACCCATCGGGCCTTGTATCGCTCGAGGGAGCCGTCGGTGTTCAGCTTGTGCTTGAACACCCATTTGCCGGAGATGACCCGTGCGCCCAGAGGACGATCGACCAGCATCCAGGTCCGGTTGCAGAGCAGAGCGTTGTGTTCGTCTTGCATGGCGGCGAGCCAGTGAGGGTCCTTTAAGGCGGTGCGCACCGACGTCGGTACCAGATAGATGGTGGGTGTGGTAACCGTCATCGCGTACTTTGGGTTCGGCTTGGAAATTCCAGCTCGTGCACGCATGACCATATGGTGTTGACGAACCTTGGGTGGGGGAGACGTCTGCAGTGTGGGCGGAGGAGTtcgtggcggtggcggcgttgCCGACGACGTGGCATCGTTGGCGCCGGAGGGCGCGACGTCGTGGGCACTGGTCGGCGGTGCAGCTTCGTGTGGCGTCAGCGGTGCACGGTCACGATGTCGCGGATGGCGCGGTTGGGGTGGAATGACACAGGTTGCTGGCATTGCGTCGTCTACTGGTGACGGCGTGATTGCTGCTAGGGGAGGTGTCGCCGGCGGGGGAGTACAGAACGGGTACTGGTGTTCGTCAAAGACCACGTGGCGGGATGTGATGACGCATTTTGTGGCGAGGTTGTAGCATCTGTAGCCGCGGTGGTCAGGCGGGTAGCCGAGAAAGACACATGCGGTGGAGTGCGGGCAAAGCTTGTGCGTCGTTGTGGACGAGAGGTTGGGGAAGGAGAGGGCACCGAAGACGCGCAGTGTGCTGTAGTCGGGCGCGACGCCAAACAACAGCTCAAATGGGATGTTTGTGCCGGTGGCTCAACATGGGCGCCGGTTGATGACGTAGGTTGCGGTTGCCAGTGCTTCGGCCCAGAAGGAAGCTGGGGCACCGCTGTGGAGGAGCATCGTGCGCAGCAAGTCGTTGACGGTGCGCAGTATCCGCTCGGCCTTCCCGTTTTGCTGGGAGGCGTACGGGCACGACAGCCTGAACGCAAAGCCGTGGCTGGCCAGGAACAAGCGTAGCGCCGTGGAGTCGAACTCACGCCCGTTATCTGTCTGCAAAGCAAGTAGACGAAGCCCGAACTGGGTGCCAATGTAAGTGTGAAAATCACGGAGGATCAGGAGGACATCGGATTTCTGTTGCATGGGGAACGTCCATACATAGTGGGTGTAATCGTCCCGAAGAACGAGATAGTATTTGTAACCGGAGAGGCTCAACACAGGTGATGTCCAAACATCGGCATGTATTATCTCGAAGGGAAGAAAAGTAACAGTGGTGGAGGAGGTAAACGGCAACCTAACATGTTTGCCTAATCTGCATGATTGGCAGGTATGTCGGTGTCTTATTACAGTGGAAATCAAAAGCTAACTGAGATAAAATATGATGCCTTGGATGTCCAAACCGCAAGTGCCAGAGGTCCACCTCCGAGGACGCACTCAGAGCGAGCTGCGGAGGCAAGCGCAGGGAGTAGAGGTCGCCTGTGCTTTCACATCGAAGCGTCATCTTGCGGGTTGGAATATCCTTTACAGAGAAGCCATGAGGATCAAATTTAATGGATACATTATTATCTCAAGTAAGCTTACGAACAGAGACCAAATTCTTGACAAGGTAATTAGAAACAAGAACATTATTCAAGAGAAGGGGAGAGGAATTTGTAGGAATGGAGGTGGAGGCTGAGTGAGAGACAGCCAGCCTGGCACCGTTTCCAACAGGGATAGAGGTGGAGGGATGAGCTGGGACGGGGGTGTGGAGATTACCGGAGCTATTGGACATGTGCGTGGAGGCACCGGTGTCCAAGTACCATTCAGAGGAGCTTGGCGGAGCTTGGTTCTGAGCGCCGGCGGTAGAGAGCGCGTTGAAGAAGGCAT
Protein-coding sequences here:
- the LOC112892768 gene encoding heavy metal-associated isoprenylated plant protein 2-like, with amino-acid sequence MSKKTVIRADLVGSGCKMAILSTVAKLEGIKSMDIDAENCTLTVVGAVDPVAIVLELKKACLAAAIVSVEDDKPPAPEEPEKEDDPCCRCGEACVQACEEGCVRGGCYCCYYTAFRPAPHGSGWYW